From a single Anomaloglossus baeobatrachus isolate aAnoBae1 chromosome 4, aAnoBae1.hap1, whole genome shotgun sequence genomic region:
- the SEMA7A gene encoding semaphorin-7A produces MKLYVPVFPVLSTFLCLSLANTRMDPRITHTSVQGERSSLPKEEPNAVFYLSENDTLYIGGEEMLYHYDFETMKNYSIEADGKNCNGKLYCKNYITFVGLLLGKPTICGTNAYQPGCWAMDGKTFTKLPESWAYQLAPRTPVSSYTTLITGDQMFSTLPRRSNNGVIGKKTIFSKIYGNEPLLYTGDEFLRQPEFVKSLVVEKEDKLQNKILLFFTEDNTETRTIENRLSMVAQICKDDQGSAKNSIRYVFSTALKSRLICGNQVTGQYYPHLQDIYFLQGKTENVIYGLFKNSWNHSAVCSYKVQDIELLFNTSSLLGSSKNELKSHPGTCLPPPTLTPQETSEEVSNHPELTKWLWPSRNRTVFQNVVLYKKIVVDEIVAVNQKILILGTDDGTIHKSLQWEDEPYPIIEVQPFKQKGKLQFMELKQHVLYVGTTHEISRLSLDNCTVYNNCTDCVQSMDPFCGWIEGKCESVLKRNSSLGQQNVNDTCESQNESSKEYQKEDKNPHKVFTCLTVTVSILPSYNVKDGNLEIFQKCNNDTCNLIIKNVTNPTEYKCTAIEMEPQHAEVKNRLNTATKIQCIWLLVLTIQLVIIM; encoded by the exons GGGAACGGTCTTCTTTACCTAAAGAGGAGCCAAATGCTGTCTTCTACCTATCAGAAAATGATACTTTGTACATTGGAGGAGAAGAGATGTTGTATCATTATGATTTTGAGACAATGAAGAATTACTCG ATTGAAGCTGATGGCAAAAATTGTAATGGAAAG CTGTATTGCAAGAATTATATCACATTTGTTGGTCTGCTATTAGGAAAACCCACTATCTGTGGTACCAATGCATATCAGCCTGGCTGCTGGGCTATG GATGGTAAAACATTCACCAAGCTTCCAGAATCGTGGGCTTATCAATTGGCTCCTCGCACTCCAGTGTCCAGTTATACCACTTTAATTACAG GAGATCAAATGTTCTCTACATTGCCCCGAAGATCCAACAATGGCGTGATTGGGAAGAAGACTATATTTAGCAAAATCTATGGCAATGAACCATTACTGTACACAGGAGATGAATTCTTGAGAC AACCAGAGTTTGTGAAGTCTCTAGTTGTGGAGAAAGAAGACAAACTACAAAATAAGATTCTTCTTTTTTTCACTGAGGATAATACTGAAACCAGGACAATAGAGAATAGGCTGTCAATGGTGGCTCAGATTTGCAAG GATGACCAAGGATCTGCCAAAAATAGTATTCGCTATGTATTTAGTACGGCACTGAAATCACGTTTAATTTGTGGAAACCAGGTAACTGGGCAATATTATCCACATCTACAAGACATCTACTTTTTGCAAGGAAAAACAGAGAATGTGATTTATGGACTTTTCAAAAATTCATG GAATCACAGTGCTGTCTGCTCCTATAAGGTTCAGGATATTGAGCTTCTTTTCAACACTTCAAGTTTGTTGGGTTCTTCTAAAAATGAACTAAAGAGTCATCCTGGAACG TGCCTTCCACCTCCTACCTTGACCCCTCAGGAGACTTCAGAAGAGGTATCCAATCATCCAGAACTGACAAAATGGTTGTGGCCATCAAGAAATCGGACTGTTTTCCAAAATGTAGTTCTCTACAAGAAAATAGTGGTGGATGAAATAGTTGCAGTGAATCAGAAAATCCTCATCTTAGGCACAG ATGATGGAACTATACACAAAAGTCTACAGTGGGAAGATGAACCTTATCCCATTATTGAAGTGCAGCCCTTCAAGCAAAAAGGGAAACTACAGTTCATGGAACTGAAGCAG CACGTCCTGTACGTGGGAACGACTCATGAAATCTCCAGACTATCACTGGATAACTGTACGGTTTACAACAACTGCACAGACTGTGTGCAATCAATGGACCCCTTCTGTGGATGGATCGAAGGGAAATGTGAATCAGTCCTGAAGCGTAACAG CTCACTGGGGCAGCAGAATGTGAACGATACATGCGAGTCGCAGAATG agtCATCAAAAGAGTATCAAAAGGAAGATAAGAATCCTCACAAGGTTTTTACATGTCTCACAGTCACAGTATCAATTCTTCCATCCTACAATGTGAAAGATGGCAATCTGGAAATATTCCAAAAGTGCAACAATGACACCTGTAATCTGATCATCAAGAATGTCACAAACCCCACAGAATATAAATGTACAGCTATTGAAATGGAGCCACAACATGCGGAAGTCAAAAATAGATTGAACACTGCTACAAAGATTCAGTGCATCTGGCTTTTGGTATTGACTATTCAATTAGTGATAATAATGTGA